The following are encoded together in the Candida orthopsilosis Co 90-125, chromosome 5 draft sequence genome:
- a CDS encoding Nem1 protein (S. cerevisiae homolog NEM1 has phosphoprotein phosphatase activity and has role in regulation of lipid biosynthetic process, nuclear envelope organization, ascospore formation): MNSIKLIVNSFDNLLPGKGYDVPPTGDDERSGKEEEGEQEKTSENNNIEIESLNAIKGPCRLPTTREETPQDDLDGEIEDNEALEDVEEEEELEENDGNEEFNLTTESTRPTRKSPPITAKHSSIVIFFLQVGKILYFFPNYLVIKPISILINLIIFPFVLVKMSLGFGPKRLKKERPYSEKVDSFVSIDDSIVTRAPPIPSPTKAKIKLTPRLESDPDEYDDAKVEQIKQDNLLANEVKSPSSFSKYMIPPPQRLYPLSRNPQRKRKKKVLILDLDETLIHSLSRGGPRTFNPASKSKMIEIKLNNVSSLYYVHKRPFCDYFLTQISQWFELQIFTASVKEYADPIIDWLEEEIIDSLKKKGKQHKIQSSSDYVKPHIFTKRYYRSDCTYRPGVGYIKDLSKYLRDDELKNVMILDNSPISYAMHEDNAIGIEGWINDSNDRDLLNLLPLLKSLSLCIDVRFILGLKNGEKLLEM; encoded by the coding sequence ATGAACTCTATCAAGTTAATCGTCAATTCTTTTGACAATCTACTTCCTGGAAAGGGCTATGATGTCCCACCTactggtgatgatgaacgACTgggaaaagaagaagaaggggAGCAAGAAAAGACATCGGAGAATAACAATATTGAGATAGAAAGTTTAAACGCGATCAAAGGACCGTGCAGACTTCCCACAACCAGAGAGGAGACCCCGCAAGATGACTTGGATGGTGAAATAGAAGACAACGAGGCACTAGAAGATGTcgaagaggaagaggaacttgaagaaaatgatggCAATGAGGAATTCAATCTAACAACAGAGTCGACGAGACCGACACGCAAATCACCACCAATAACTGCTAAGCATTCGCTGATTGTGATATTCTTTCTTCAAGTTGGTAAGATCCTCTatttctttccaaattaCCTCGTCATTAAACccatttcaattttgatcaatcttATCATTTTCCCATTTGTTCTTGTTAAGATGTCATTAGGATTTGGTCCAAAACGATTAAAGAAAGAGCGACCATACAGTGAAAAAGTTGACTCATTTGTCAGTATTGATGATTCCATAGTTACACGTGCACCTCCGATACCATCACCAACCAAAGcgaaaatcaaattgactCCACGATTAGAGTCAGATCCAGATGAGTATGATGATGCAaaagttgaacaaatcaaacaagataaCCTACTAGCAAACGAAGTCAAATCACCGTCATCCTTTTCCAAGTACATGATTCCTCCTCCTCAACGTCTATATCCATTATCAAGAAATCCACAACGTAAACGAAAGAAAAAAGTACTTATACTAGACCTAGATGAAACTTTAATCCATTCACTTTCAAGAGGTGGTCCAAGAACCTTCAACCCAGCatccaaatccaaaatgattgaaattaaattaaaCAACGTATCGTCACTATATTATGTTCATAAACGACCCTTTTGTGACTACTTTCTCACCCAAATTAGTCAATGGTTTGAACTCCAAATCTTCACCGCCAGTGTTAAAGAATATGCTGATCCAATAATAGACTGGCTCgaagaagaaattattgattcattaaagaaaaaaggCAAACAACACAAGATTCAATCAAGTTCGGACTATGTCAAACCTCACATTTTCACTAAGAGATATTATCGATCAGATTGCACTTATCGACCTGGAGTAGGATACATAAAAGACTTGTCAAAATATCTCcgtgatgatgaattgaaaaatgtcaTGATTTTGGATAATTCTCCTATAAGTTATGCTATGCACGAAGATAATGCTATTGGGATTGAAGGATGGATTAATGACTCTAATGATCGAGACTTATTAAATTTATTACCGTTGTTGAAAAGCTTAAGTTTATGTATTGATGTTCGGTTTATTTTGGGGTTGAAAAATGGAGAAAAATTGCTTGAAATGTAA